A window of Xiphophorus hellerii strain 12219 chromosome 19, Xiphophorus_hellerii-4.1, whole genome shotgun sequence contains these coding sequences:
- the gjb3 gene encoding gap junction protein beta 3: MDWKTFQALLSGVNKYSTAFGRVWLSVVFVFRVMVYVVAAERVWGDEQKDFDCNTKQPGCPNVCYDHFFPISHIRLWALQLIFVTCPSFMVVMHVAYRDDRERKHRAKFGDDSKLYNNTGKKHGGLWWTYLVSLFAKTGIEIAFLYILHHIYDSFYLPRLVKCEVIPCPNVVDCYIGHPTEKKVFTYFMVGASALCIVLNICEIIYLISKRIARIIKKCKRRNHNIVHHDDYTNDNFHNYNMALPKRDMDDKPPSFRNVCKSPHRLDVLSDPKIRASAPNLTLSWS, encoded by the coding sequence ATGGACTGGAAAACCTTCCAAGCCCTCCTCAGTGGAGTGAACAAATACTCCACTGCATTTGGACGGGTATGGCTGTCGGTGGTGtttgtgttcagggtgatggtGTACGTGGTTGCAGCTGAACGGGTTTGGGGGGATGAGCAGAAGGACTTTGACTGCAACACCAAGCAGCCTGGCTGTCCCAACGTCTGCTACGATCACTTCTTCCCCATCTCCCACATCCGCCTGTGGGCCCTGCAGCTCATCTTCGTCACCTGCCCTTCGTTCATGGTGGTGATGCATGTGGCGTACCGCGATGACCGCGAGCGAAAGCACAGGGCCAAATTTGGTGATGACAGCAAGCTATACAACAACACTGGCAAAAAACATGGTGGGTTGTGGTGGACCTACCTGGTCAGTCTTTTTGCAAAAACAGGTATTGAGATTGCCTTCCTCTACATCCTTCACCACATCTACGACAGCTTCTACCTACCGAGGCTCGTCAAGTGCGAGGTGATACCCTGTCCCAACGTGGTTGATTGTTATATCGGTCACCCAACAGAGAAGAAGGTCTTCACCTACTTCATGGTTGGAGCTTCGGCCCTCTGCATCGTCCTGAACATATGCGAGATCATCTATCTCATCTCCAAGAGAATTGCACGGATCATAAAAAAGTGCAAAAGGCGCAATCACAACATTGTGCATCATGACGACTACACCAACGACAATTTCCACAACTACAACATGGCTTTGCCAAAGAGAGATATGGATGATAAGCCTCCATCCTTCAGGAATGTCTGCAAATCACCACACCGGCTGGATGTACTCTCAGATCCAAAGATACGGGCCTCTGCTCCCAACTTGACCCTATCATGGTCATGA